GCGAACCGCGCCAAAACGATGCTGGCGTAATCGTCCGTGTCTGCCAAATTATCCGGCTATGTTGCCGTCATTTTTGCCGCCGCGGGCTGGGGCACGTCCGGCATTTTCGTCAAAGCGATTTTGCTGGGCAGTGAAATCTCTCCGCTCGCGCTCGCGTTCTGGCGCGATCTCTGTACTGCGATTCTTTTGTTTGCCGGACTGTTCGTACTACGCCGCGACCGATTGCGTGTCGCCCCGCGCGATTTGGTGCGCCTCGCCGCGACCGGCGCGGGACTGGGTGCGTTCCACACGTTCTGGAATCTCGGCGTGTTTCTCAACGGCGCGGCAGTCGCCACGATTCAACAATCCGCGATGCCGGCGATGGTCGTGATCGCCGCGTGGTTCCTCTGGCGCGAGCCGCTGACGTGGCGCAAGATCGTCGCGGTATTGCTGACGTTTGCGGGGACCGCGTTCGTCTCTGGTGTAGACGCGCTGGGGCAAGTGAGTCTGACGACGAACGGGTTGCTCGTTGGCGTGTGCTTGCCGCTCGCGTATGCCGCGTGGAATTTGTTCGGCAAAAGCGTGCGCGCCCAGTACGACGCGATCACCGTCCTGGCTTATGCCTTTGCGTTCGGCGCACTCGCGTTGCTGCCGTTTCAATTCTTCGTGCCGTTTCCGCTGCCTGTCCCGGCAACATCATACTTTTGGTTTGCGGGGATGCTCGCGCAAACGATCATCGCGTTTTCGCTGTACACGTTTGGACTGGGACATTTGCCGGCAAGTGTCGCGAGCATTCTCGCAATGACCGAAATCGTATTCGTCACGATTTACGCGTACACGTTGCTCGGCGAGCGACTGGTGTTGCTCCAAGTACTCGGCGCGGCATTCGTCATCATTGGCGTGTTGTTGCTCGTCGAATGGCGCGCGCCAGTGGCGCAGGATGCTTGACCGCGTACATTTCAATTACCTCACGCCGCAAATGCAAGACCTCCGTTCGATAAGAACGGAGGTCGCTTTTTTTCATGACCTTCGGCAATTTGGAAAATTGCCCCACGATTTTCAATATCTTCACTAAACGCGAATTGGGTCTGGCAATTTGGAAAATTGCCCCACGATTTTCAATATCTTCACTAAACGCGAATTGGGTCTGGCAATTTGGAAAATTGCCCCACGATTTTCAATATCTTCACTAAACGCGAATTGGGTCTGGCATTTGGAAAATTGCCCCACGACTTTCAATATCTTCACTAAACGCGAATTGGGTCTGGCAATTTGGAAAATTGCCCCACGAATTGTTGACCACGTGACTATTTGACCGTTCGACCACGCGACTCTGAACTATCCAACTTACCGCGCCACTTCTTCCCCGGTCACACGCACCAACAGCACTGGCACGCTCGACCGCGATAACACCTTGGGCGTCACGCTGCCCGACCAAAACGCGTCCAGGTTTCCGCGTCCATGTGTCGCGAGCACGATCAAGTCCGCGTGCGTGCGTTCCATCGCGCTGAGAATCGCCGGCGCAACATCGCCGCGCGCGACGTTTGCCGTCGTCGGTATTCCATCGGCAAGGAGATGCGCCGCGAGCGCCTGCAAGTACTCCACCGCGCCGCGCTGAGCGAGATCGAGCATCGCCGTCATCGTCGTCGGCAGGAATGTCCCGATGCCGGATCGTTCGGCGGACAAGGTGCTCGTCGTCGGCACGACGGTGAGCAGATGCAAGCCCGCGCCGCACGCGCGCGCGATGTCGGTCGCGACGGGGAGCGCCGGTTCGTGAATCGCCGTGCCGTCGAGCGGAATCAAAATTTTCGCGCACGCGAATTGCTGGCGCAATTTATTCTCGCGCGCGAACAACACCGGCGTCGTCCCGCGCGCGACGACTTGTTGCGCGATGTTGCCGGTGATGCGATCGCGCCAACCGCTGTTGCCATGCGCGCACAGCACGATCAAGTCAATCGCGTATTCCGTCGCATGTTCGATAATACTTGCCGCGACATCCGCTTGGCGAACGGCGTGCACGTGTTTTTCAATCGCGACGGCGGGATGCGCGAGACGCGCGGCAACCTCGTCGAGGTACGCTTCCGCTTCCGCTGCGTTCGCGAGATGCCGTTCGCCGTGCACCGTGGTGCGTGCGTCTTGCTCGACGACGTGAAAGAGAAGCATGGTCGCGCCGAAACATTCGGCGAAGAACCGCGCGGTTGGCAACACCGATTCAGCGAGTTTCGATCCATCGAGGGGCACCAGAAATCGTTTGAACATGTTTGTGTCTCCGCCACAGGTGTCATTGCGAGGAGGTGTTCGCAAAGCGTGCCGACGAAGCGATCACTTCGCCCAACCCTCCCCTTGACAAGAGGAGGGCTGGGGTGGGGTTGGGGGTTGCTTCGCCGCATCGCGGCTCGCAATGACATAGGGCAAACTAGTCTCCGCCGAACAAAGTTTGGTACAGCAAAAAGATATTCAGCGCGACGATCAACGCGGCGACGATGCTTGCGACGATGGTCGTCGCGCGGCGATTGACGAGCACGCCCATAATGTCTTTGCGCGCGGTAAAGTAAACGAGCGGGATCACCGCAAAGGGCAAACCGAAACTCAGCACGACCTGGCTGATGACGAGCGTGCGCGTCGGCTCGAGTCCAATCGCGATGACCGCGAGCGAAGGCAACATGGTGACGAGACGCCGAATCCAGGGCGCGATGTGACGACGCAAAAATCCTTGCATGATCACTTGCCCCGCCATCGTGCCAACCGTCGAGGACGACAAACCGGATGCGAGGAGCGAGACGGCGAAAATCCAACTCGATGCGCTGCCGAGCAGAGGCGCGAGCGTGCGATGCGCCTCCTCGATCGAGCCAACGCTCGTCAAGCCCTCGCTGAAAAAGGTGGACGCCGCCATGATCAACATTGCCGCGTTGATGAATCCCGCCGCGCCCATCGCAATCACGACATCGAGTAACTCGAAACGGTACAGCCGGCGCAGCAGTTTCGGCTCGCGCGTGACGATGCGACCCTGGGTCAACGCCGAGTGCAAATAGATCACGTGCGGCATCACGGTCGCGCCGAGAATGCCGCTCGCCAGCAACACGCTTTCCGTGCCGCTGAACTGCGGCACGACGGCGTGGTACGCGATCTGTCCCCAATCCGCTTTGCCGATCAATGTTTCGGCGAGGTAACTCAGCGCGATCACGCCGACAAACCCGGTGATGACCGCTTCGAGCGGACGAAAGCCGTAGCGTTCCAGACCCAGGATCACGAACGTGATGATCGCGGTGAGAATACCGGCGGTGAACAGTGGTATATCGAACAACAGATAAAAGCCGAGCGCCGCGCCGAGAAATTCCGCGAGGTCGGTCGCCATCGCGACCAGTTCCGCGATCACCCACATGGCGATGACAACCCAGCGCGGAAAATGTTCGCGGCACTGTTCTGCCAGGTTCAACCCGGTCGCAATGCCGAGTTTCGCGGAGAGCGATTGAATCAGCATCGCCATCAAATTGCTCGCGACGATCACCCACACGAGCATGTACCCGAATTGCGCGCCGCCCTGGATATTCGTCGCAAAGTTGCCCGGGTCCATGTACGCGACGGACGCGATAAACGCGGGACCGAGAAACGGCAAGGTGCGCGCCAAAAATCCTTTTTTGCTTTGTCCTTCTAGAACCTGAATTGCGTCGTTCACGGTGACGGAATCGCCGTGTGTGATGGCGACAGCAACGTGGTTGTGGGAATCTTGTGACATCCTCAACTCTTTTTTGGGACTCGCTTGAGAATACCCCTCCCTAACCCTCCCCTTGCAAAGGGGAGGGAAGGGTGGGTCGTCCGGATTTTCATTCGACCGCGCGTGCGCTATCGGCGAATGAACAACTTCGTTGGTAACTACTTTGGCAATGTCAGATTAGGATGAATCGTTTTGTTCTTGCTGTTTTCTCAACCGGCTACTCGTGGACCGCGCTCGGTTGACGAGGTGTGTCACCACGAGTTGACGCGCACTCTCTG
The sequence above is a segment of the Chloroflexota bacterium genome. Coding sequences within it:
- a CDS encoding DMT family transporter — encoded protein: MSAKLSGYVAVIFAAAGWGTSGIFVKAILLGSEISPLALAFWRDLCTAILLFAGLFVLRRDRLRVAPRDLVRLAATGAGLGAFHTFWNLGVFLNGAAVATIQQSAMPAMVVIAAWFLWREPLTWRKIVAVLLTFAGTAFVSGVDALGQVSLTTNGLLVGVCLPLAYAAWNLFGKSVRAQYDAITVLAYAFAFGALALLPFQFFVPFPLPVPATSYFWFAGMLAQTIIAFSLYTFGLGHLPASVASILAMTEIVFVTIYAYTLLGERLVLLQVLGAAFVIIGVLLLVEWRAPVAQDA
- a CDS encoding Nramp family divalent metal transporter, producing the protein MSQDSHNHVAVAITHGDSVTVNDAIQVLEGQSKKGFLARTLPFLGPAFIASVAYMDPGNFATNIQGGAQFGYMLVWVIVASNLMAMLIQSLSAKLGIATGLNLAEQCREHFPRWVVIAMWVIAELVAMATDLAEFLGAALGFYLLFDIPLFTAGILTAIITFVILGLERYGFRPLEAVITGFVGVIALSYLAETLIGKADWGQIAYHAVVPQFSGTESVLLASGILGATVMPHVIYLHSALTQGRIVTREPKLLRRLYRFELLDVVIAMGAAGFINAAMLIMAASTFFSEGLTSVGSIEEAHRTLAPLLGSASSWIFAVSLLASGLSSSTVGTMAGQVIMQGFLRRHIAPWIRRLVTMLPSLAVIAIGLEPTRTLVISQVVLSFGLPFAVIPLVYFTARKDIMGVLVNRRATTIVASIVAALIVALNIFLLYQTLFGGD
- a CDS encoding universal stress protein; this encodes MFKRFLVPLDGSKLAESVLPTARFFAECFGATMLLFHVVEQDARTTVHGERHLANAAEAEAYLDEVAARLAHPAVAIEKHVHAVRQADVAASIIEHATEYAIDLIVLCAHGNSGWRDRITGNIAQQVVARGTTPVLFARENKLRQQFACAKILIPLDGTAIHEPALPVATDIARACGAGLHLLTVVPTTSTLSAERSGIGTFLPTTMTAMLDLAQRGAVEYLQALAAHLLADGIPTTANVARGDVAPAILSAMERTHADLIVLATHGRGNLDAFWSGSVTPKVLSRSSVPVLLVRVTGEEVAR